From a single Calothrix sp. NIES-2098 genomic region:
- a CDS encoding large conductance mechanosensitive channel protein, with translation MSIFRKICFTYSGNLLVSTTNMVRARRRASGFLKDFQDFALKGNVVDLAIAVIIGGAFGKIVTSFVEDVIMPLINPFVAVAGKDWRTITIGPGIAIGKFLGSIVDFVIIALVLFLAIRALQRFKKKEEVADEPPLPDANLIAQERLTGALDRLTQTLESRNPQF, from the coding sequence ATGTCAATATTTAGAAAAATCTGTTTTACCTACTCTGGCAACCTTTTAGTATCAACGACAAATATGGTACGAGCAAGAAGAAGAGCAAGCGGTTTTTTAAAAGATTTCCAAGACTTTGCGCTTAAAGGTAATGTAGTTGATTTGGCGATCGCTGTGATTATCGGTGGAGCTTTTGGCAAAATTGTCACCTCTTTTGTGGAAGATGTGATTATGCCATTAATTAATCCCTTTGTTGCTGTAGCAGGCAAAGATTGGAGAACAATCACCATTGGCCCTGGAATTGCGATCGGTAAGTTTCTCGGCTCAATAGTTGATTTTGTAATTATTGCTTTGGTCTTGTTTTTAGCGATTCGAGCTTTACAAAGGTTCAAGAAAAAAGAAGAAGTAGCAGATGAACCTCCACTACCAGACGCCAACCTTATAGCTCAAGAAAGATTAACTGGGGCATTAGATAGGTTGACACAAACTTTAGAATCTCGTAATCCTCAATTTTAA
- a CDS encoding peptidase M1 membrane alanine aminopeptidase, giving the protein MSHFYFDTENNGHKSFELPGAKPHYNPDRPGQVEHIFLDLNLDIPNQSYSGSCNIRLSPIRNGIDSLTLDAVNLNIQSVRVDEVEQKFDYDGEQLVIKLSSPTQVGKRILIAIAYSVEKPQRGIYFIQPDKHYPNKPTQVWTQGEDEDSRFWFPCFDYPGQLSTSEIRVRVPKPLVAISNGELIDTQEDGKDKIYHWLQQEIHPTYLMTLAIGDFAEIRDEWQGKPVTYYVEKGREADAKRSMGKTPRMIEFLSEKYGYTYAYPKYAQVCVDDFIFGGMENTSTTLLTDRCLLDERAALDNRNTESLVVHELAHQWFGDLVVIKHWSHAWIKEGMASYSEVMWTEHEYSSQEAAYYRLLEARSYFSEDSGRYRRPMVTHVYREAIELYDRHIYEKGSCVYHMIRAELGEELFWPAMQAFVQDNAHKTVETVDLLRAIEKATGRNLTFLFDQYVYRGGHPDFKVAYSWDGDANLAKLTVTQTQAQNNDSKELFDLKIPIGFGYAQTGESPQLKTFTVRIHEREQSFYFPLETKPQFISFDVGNNYLKTVTLEYPIPELKAQLEFDPDPLSRIYAAEALAKKGGLEATKSLSNSLIKDPFWGVRVEVAKQLAEVKLDQAFDGLVIGLKDESPYVRRAVVDALANTKTTESYKAVKGLVQDGDPSYYVESAACRAIGTISAANLDEKPKEEKVLKLLKTVLEERTGWNEVVRSGAIAGLAELKTSEAALNLLLEYTKLGVPQALRLATIRALGKISVGQSPVNLERILERLGELAKESFFLTQVAVVTALGQMETPKAIGILRSLADQTPDGRVRRYADEEITRVQKNIGTENALRNLREELDQLKQQNQELRSRLENLEAKSSSTVS; this is encoded by the coding sequence ATGTCTCATTTTTATTTTGATACAGAAAATAATGGTCACAAATCTTTTGAATTACCAGGGGCAAAACCACATTACAATCCCGATCGCCCCGGACAGGTAGAACATATTTTTTTAGATTTGAATTTGGATATTCCTAACCAAAGTTATTCTGGCAGTTGCAATATCCGCCTGTCCCCAATCCGCAATGGGATTGACAGTTTGACTTTGGATGCTGTCAACCTGAATATTCAATCTGTACGGGTGGATGAAGTAGAGCAAAAGTTTGATTACGATGGCGAACAGCTAGTAATTAAACTTTCTAGTCCAACTCAGGTGGGTAAGCGGATATTAATTGCGATCGCCTATTCAGTAGAAAAACCCCAACGCGGGATCTACTTTATTCAACCAGACAAACACTACCCCAACAAGCCTACCCAAGTTTGGACACAAGGAGAAGACGAAGACTCCCGTTTCTGGTTTCCCTGCTTCGACTATCCCGGACAACTTTCTACTTCCGAGATTCGTGTTCGCGTTCCCAAACCCCTGGTGGCGATTTCTAACGGCGAACTTATTGATACCCAAGAAGATGGTAAAGATAAAATTTACCATTGGTTACAGCAAGAAATTCATCCTACCTATTTGATGACATTAGCAATTGGCGACTTTGCCGAAATTCGGGATGAATGGCAAGGTAAACCTGTCACCTACTATGTAGAAAAAGGTAGAGAAGCAGATGCTAAACGCAGCATGGGTAAAACTCCTCGCATGATCGAGTTTTTAAGCGAAAAGTATGGTTATACCTATGCTTATCCCAAATATGCCCAGGTTTGCGTTGATGACTTCATTTTCGGCGGAATGGAAAATACTTCGACAACGCTATTAACCGATCGCTGTTTATTAGATGAACGCGCTGCTTTAGATAATCGCAACACCGAAAGTTTAGTAGTTCACGAATTAGCACACCAATGGTTTGGCGATTTGGTAGTTATTAAACATTGGTCTCATGCTTGGATTAAAGAAGGAATGGCTTCTTATTCTGAAGTCATGTGGACAGAACATGAATATAGTAGTCAAGAAGCAGCCTACTACCGACTATTAGAAGCACGGAGTTACTTTAGTGAAGATAGCGGACGTTACCGCCGTCCGATGGTGACACACGTTTATCGAGAAGCAATCGAACTTTATGACCGCCACATTTATGAAAAAGGATCTTGTGTTTATCACATGATTCGGGCGGAATTAGGAGAAGAATTATTTTGGCCAGCTATGCAGGCATTTGTTCAAGATAATGCCCACAAAACTGTAGAAACAGTAGATTTATTAAGGGCAATTGAAAAAGCAACTGGACGAAATCTGACTTTCCTTTTCGACCAGTACGTTTATCGTGGTGGTCATCCTGATTTTAAAGTCGCTTACTCTTGGGATGGAGATGCAAATTTAGCGAAATTAACTGTAACTCAAACTCAAGCACAAAATAATGACAGTAAAGAGTTATTTGATTTAAAAATTCCGATTGGCTTTGGTTATGCCCAAACGGGAGAATCTCCCCAACTCAAAACTTTTACAGTCAGGATACATGAACGCGAACAAAGTTTCTATTTCCCGCTAGAAACTAAGCCACAATTCATCAGCTTTGATGTCGGGAATAATTATCTCAAAACTGTAACTCTGGAATACCCAATTCCCGAATTAAAAGCACAATTAGAATTCGATCCCGATCCACTTTCCCGCATTTATGCAGCGGAAGCTTTAGCGAAAAAAGGTGGTTTAGAAGCCACAAAATCCTTATCTAATTCCCTAATAAAAGACCCGTTTTGGGGTGTGCGTGTTGAAGTAGCTAAACAACTAGCCGAAGTAAAATTAGACCAAGCGTTTGATGGGTTAGTCATTGGTTTAAAAGATGAAAGTCCTTATGTGCGTCGTGCTGTTGTTGATGCACTTGCTAATACTAAAACCACCGAAAGCTATAAAGCTGTGAAAGGATTGGTGCAAGATGGCGACCCCAGCTACTATGTAGAATCAGCCGCTTGTCGTGCAATTGGGACAATTTCGGCTGCTAATCTGGACGAAAAACCCAAAGAAGAAAAAGTACTGAAACTTCTGAAAACTGTTTTAGAAGAAAGAACAGGCTGGAATGAAGTAGTAAGAAGTGGTGCGATCGCAGGTTTAGCTGAACTCAAAACCTCAGAAGCAGCATTAAACTTGTTACTAGAATATACCAAACTTGGCGTACCCCAAGCCTTACGCCTAGCGACAATTCGCGCTTTAGGCAAAATTTCTGTGGGTCAAAGTCCAGTCAATTTGGAACGGATTTTGGAAAGATTAGGAGAACTCGCGAAAGAAAGCTTCTTTTTAACCCAAGTAGCAGTAGTCACCGCATTAGGACAAATGGAGACACCCAAAGCCATTGGAATTTTGCGATCGCTAGCCGACCAAACTCCAGATGGGCGTGTACGTCGCTATGCTGATGAAGAGATTACGCGGGTGCAAAAGAATATTGGTACAGAAAATGCGCTGCGGAATTTGCGTGAGGAACTCGATCAACTCAAGCAGCAAAATCAGGAATTAAGAAGTCGCTTGGAAAATTTGGAGGCGAAATCTAGCAGTACTGTATCTTAA
- the thrS_1 gene encoding threonyl-tRNA synthetase has product MYDHRELAKLMDLFHFEEYSPGMVFWHPHGLRMFRVIEDFMRRVYEVYGFEEVRSPVMLSRVLWEKSGHWEKFRDNIFVVGSLDKDAAKEDADLNQVSADYALKPMSCPAHIAIYKAHLRSYRDLPIRLMEFGMVHRYEPSGTLSGCMRLRQFVQDDAHIFCQEADIHNEIRNFLRMVSQVYQAFGYDNFHLKIALRPEKRLGSDEQWDKAEALLIDSCNALGYGYELSSGEGAFYGPKIEVSLEDRLGRAWQCGTIQIDFNLPEIFDLSFASSSGDFERPVILHQAVLGSIERWIGILLENQGGALPLWLAPVQVAVASISEKSIDWAEIVAHRLRAIGVRVELHKSDRTISNKIRELSARKVPFIAVVGEREAANSSVNLRRFGIPVQEDIPLVQLEKELADSHIKLV; this is encoded by the coding sequence ATGTACGACCATCGAGAACTTGCAAAACTAATGGACTTGTTTCATTTTGAAGAATACAGTCCAGGTATGGTGTTTTGGCATCCTCATGGCTTGCGAATGTTTCGGGTAATTGAAGACTTCATGCGGCGAGTTTACGAAGTTTACGGATTTGAAGAAGTACGTTCGCCCGTAATGTTAAGTCGCGTTCTTTGGGAAAAGTCGGGTCATTGGGAAAAGTTCCGTGACAATATCTTTGTTGTCGGTAGCTTAGACAAAGATGCAGCAAAAGAGGATGCTGATTTAAATCAAGTCAGCGCCGATTATGCTCTAAAACCTATGTCTTGTCCGGCTCACATTGCCATATACAAAGCACATTTGCGGAGTTACCGCGATCTGCCAATCCGCTTGATGGAATTTGGTATGGTTCACCGTTATGAACCTTCAGGAACGCTATCTGGTTGTATGCGGTTACGTCAGTTTGTGCAAGATGATGCCCATATATTTTGCCAGGAAGCTGATATCCACAATGAGATTCGCAACTTTTTGCGGATGGTTAGTCAGGTATATCAGGCATTTGGTTATGATAATTTCCATTTAAAAATTGCTCTGCGTCCTGAAAAGCGTCTCGGTAGCGATGAGCAATGGGATAAAGCAGAAGCTCTACTGATAGATTCTTGTAATGCCCTAGGCTATGGCTACGAACTGTCATCAGGTGAAGGTGCATTCTATGGCCCTAAGATTGAAGTGAGTCTGGAAGATCGGCTTGGGCGAGCTTGGCAGTGTGGGACGATCCAAATAGATTTTAATCTCCCAGAGATTTTTGACCTTTCCTTTGCCAGTAGCAGTGGTGATTTTGAGCGTCCAGTGATTCTACATCAGGCAGTTTTAGGCTCTATTGAGCGCTGGATTGGCATTTTGCTGGAGAACCAAGGGGGAGCTTTACCTTTATGGCTTGCTCCCGTACAGGTTGCTGTAGCTTCGATTTCGGAAAAATCTATAGATTGGGCAGAGATTGTAGCACATAGGTTGAGAGCTATCGGTGTGAGAGTGGAATTGCACAAAAGCGATCGCACGATCTCTAACAAAATTCGCGAACTCTCAGCACGCAAAGTTCCTTTTATCGCCGTTGTTGGCGAACGTGAGGCCGCTAACAGCAGTGTTAATCTTCGCCGTTTCGGTATTCCTGTCCAAGAAGACATTCCACTTGTACAGCTTGAGAAAGAACTTGCTGATAGTCATATCAAGCTTGTGTGA
- a CDS encoding polynucleotide adenylyltransferase region, producing MHPLVSSTLAPETWPFSLTLLPQPAYMVGGAVRDALLGRSRDYLDLDFVIPTDAVKVARAIAQHYQAGFVLLDPERQIARVVFPKATVDIAQQEGASLETDLHRRDFTVNAIAYDPHSQEIIDPLQGLADLQQRVLRMVSPANLEDDPLRLLRAYRQAAQLGFTIEPVTQQTIRSLASHITTVAAERVRVEIGYLLAIPEGTPAIATAWKDGVLAPFWKNATAESFQKLAAVDTAAAFIAQNWQSLGVELQEYIRDTIKTTRLGIAKLACLVHPDPETAEIELTQLTYSRAEIQSVTTALRLIPRLRVDDISLREQYFLFQEAGTGFSTAVALALACDNLVGAMSGDKQLSVYAPLIGRYLNPDDLVAHPSPIVSGKDIIIALKVPPSPLIGKILTEIAIVQAEGKISTSQEAIAFAASLLEAP from the coding sequence ATGCATCCTTTAGTTTCTTCTACCTTAGCTCCCGAAACTTGGCCCTTTAGTCTGACATTATTGCCACAACCTGCATATATGGTAGGTGGTGCAGTACGAGATGCATTGTTGGGTAGAAGTCGTGACTATCTAGATTTAGATTTTGTCATCCCCACGGATGCAGTTAAAGTAGCCAGAGCGATCGCTCAACATTATCAAGCGGGTTTTGTATTACTCGATCCCGAAAGGCAAATTGCGCGGGTAGTCTTTCCCAAAGCTACAGTTGACATTGCTCAACAGGAAGGAGCCAGTTTAGAAACAGATTTGCACAGACGGGATTTTACAGTCAATGCGATCGCTTACGATCCCCATAGCCAAGAAATCATCGATCCCCTACAAGGCTTGGCTGACTTACAACAGCGTGTTTTGCGCATGGTATCACCTGCAAACCTAGAAGACGATCCCTTACGGTTACTGCGAGCTTATCGCCAAGCTGCCCAACTTGGTTTTACGATTGAGCCAGTTACCCAACAAACAATTCGTTCTTTGGCATCACACATCACGACAGTCGCCGCAGAACGAGTCAGAGTAGAAATTGGCTATTTGTTAGCAATTCCTGAAGGTACACCTGCGATCGCCACTGCATGGAAAGATGGTGTACTTGCACCTTTCTGGAAAAACGCCACAGCTGAAAGCTTTCAAAAACTAGCAGCCGTTGATACAGCCGCCGCCTTCATCGCCCAAAATTGGCAGTCTTTGGGAGTGGAACTGCAAGAATATATCCGCGATACCATCAAAACAACTCGCTTAGGTATTGCCAAACTTGCCTGTCTCGTCCACCCCGATCCCGAAACTGCGGAAATAGAGCTAACACAGCTAACCTACAGCCGAGCTGAAATCCAATCTGTCACCACAGCCTTGAGACTGATCCCCCGGCTAAGAGTAGACGATATATCTTTGAGAGAACAATACTTTCTCTTTCAGGAAGCAGGCACTGGATTTAGTACTGCTGTAGCGTTGGCCTTAGCTTGCGATAATCTGGTAGGGGCGATGTCTGGCGATAAACAGCTTTCCGTCTACGCACCTTTGATCGGCCGCTACCTGAACCCTGATGATCTGGTCGCTCATCCCTCTCCAATAGTGAGTGGGAAGGATATTATTATAGCATTAAAAGTCCCGCCTTCGCCATTAATTGGCAAAATTCTTACAGAAATTGCCATAGTACAAGCCGAAGGAAAAATCTCAACTTCACAAGAGGCGATCGCATTTGCAGCCAGCTTACTTGAAGCTCCTTGA
- a CDS encoding putative protein Ycf34 has translation MCICVNCHYVDRCLTYHAVETQHQQPHLTETPNFDPNEPSINVNIRTKGEIIEMEWDVVGCLSFKQETGKWAKLRPGELVPT, from the coding sequence ATGTGTATTTGCGTGAACTGCCACTATGTAGACCGCTGTTTAACCTATCATGCCGTAGAAACGCAGCATCAACAGCCCCACTTGACTGAAACACCCAATTTTGACCCGAATGAACCTTCGATCAATGTCAACATCCGCACTAAAGGAGAAATCATTGAGATGGAATGGGATGTAGTCGGTTGTCTCAGCTTTAAGCAAGAAACTGGTAAATGGGCGAAGTTGCGTCCAGGTGAATTAGTGCCAACCTAA
- a CDS encoding peptidase M22 glycoprotease: protein MTTELQNLAVTQYGLALHTTTPELGLAINNFAGDSRSQVWNLGRDLSSLVHQYLIEFIQPQTWSDIAFLAVARGPGGFTGTRIGVVLARTLGQQLEIPVFAVSTLAAVAWSEISKGEKVDAIAIQMAAQRGQVFGAIYQHSLDNLGLTALLPDTVFTPDAWQETLANWQTPYQLIEAKSALAATVTSILDLAYLDWQQSKRPHWSEALPYYGQHPVEV from the coding sequence TTGACTACTGAACTTCAAAATCTTGCAGTTACACAATATGGGTTGGCACTGCACACCACAACGCCGGAATTGGGTTTGGCTATTAATAACTTTGCAGGTGATTCTCGCTCTCAGGTATGGAATTTAGGGCGCGATTTGTCGAGTCTAGTACATCAATACTTAATCGAATTTATTCAGCCACAAACTTGGTCAGATATAGCATTTCTGGCGGTTGCTAGAGGGCCTGGTGGTTTTACAGGGACGAGGATTGGGGTTGTTCTGGCTCGGACTTTGGGACAACAATTAGAGATTCCTGTATTTGCGGTTTCCACTTTAGCCGCAGTCGCTTGGTCAGAAATTAGCAAAGGTGAAAAGGTAGATGCGATCGCTATCCAAATGGCGGCTCAACGAGGTCAAGTTTTTGGTGCGATTTATCAACATAGCCTTGATAATTTAGGACTCACAGCTTTATTACCAGATACTGTGTTTACACCAGACGCATGGCAGGAAACTTTAGCAAATTGGCAGACACCTTACCAACTAATTGAAGCAAAATCTGCATTAGCGGCGACGGTGACAAGTATTTTGGATCTAGCTTATCTAGATTGGCAACAAAGCAAGCGTCCTCATTGGTCTGAAGCTTTACCTTACTATGGGCAACATCCAGTAGAAGTTTGA
- a CDS encoding two-component response regulator, which translates to MKQTLVEKQLLTILVIDDHESVLGGTVDVLRKKYPSAEFITAINAKQAVDQLMNSQPDLVVMDLSIPEQSGLIARPETGVQLLRNLMKSHPHLNIVVQSAHVRTLVRIRPDIDAHKGGFTVADKSLSTQEMLTRVDWSLQGLTHTKDIKGIHSGLEVKPEWLRVLALAFEEGLQDKAIAERMCISERMVRHYWSKLQDALDVYPEEGKNIRIQTEMQARAEGLID; encoded by the coding sequence ATGAAACAGACCTTAGTAGAAAAGCAGTTGTTAACAATTTTAGTAATTGATGACCATGAATCAGTTTTAGGTGGAACAGTAGATGTTTTGCGCAAAAAATATCCTAGTGCTGAATTTATCACTGCTATCAATGCTAAACAGGCTGTAGATCAATTGATGAACTCCCAACCAGATCTCGTAGTGATGGATCTTTCAATTCCAGAACAATCTGGATTGATAGCACGGCCTGAGACAGGTGTTCAACTCCTTAGGAATTTAATGAAATCCCATCCCCATCTGAATATTGTTGTCCAAAGTGCTCATGTGAGAACGCTTGTACGGATTAGACCTGATATTGATGCTCATAAAGGAGGTTTTACGGTTGCAGATAAAAGTCTTTCTACCCAGGAAATGTTGACGAGAGTAGATTGGTCATTACAGGGATTAACTCACACGAAAGACATCAAAGGTATCCATTCGGGACTAGAGGTAAAACCAGAATGGCTCAGAGTTCTGGCTCTAGCATTTGAAGAAGGATTGCAGGATAAGGCCATTGCTGAAAGGATGTGTATATCTGAACGCATGGTGCGTCATTACTGGAGTAAACTCCAAGACGCTTTAGATGTTTATCCTGAAGAAGGTAAAAACATTCGGATTCAAACGGAAATGCAAGCTAGAGCCGAAGGATTGATTGATTAG
- a CDS encoding ABC transporter ATP-binding protein, with protein sequence MKYPHVEQHSEEDCGAACLASIAKHYGRNFTLNHIREAVGTGQFGTTLLGLKRGAETLGFNARPVKTSPELLNRMNEAPLPAIIHWKGHHWVVLYGKKGKKCVVADPAVGVRYLSKKDLAEGWTDWLMLLLEPDPIRFQDRESDRIGGFWRFFKRIWMFRAILAQALPLNLLLGLLSLASPFLLQILTDDVLVRGDTKLLTTMAIAVVVMNVISSSLSWVQSNLIAHFAQRLQLGLVLEFGRQILQLPLAYYEARRSGEIVSRLRDIDQINQLVSQVVVTLPSKFFIAIISFGIMAFYSWKLTLLAIFISVVMTLSTVVFQPSLQLKTREVLVTEAEAQGVLVETFKGALTLKTTTAGPQFNDELRSRFGKISTLTLGTIQIGIINSTFSSLVSGIGSVVLLWFGGNLVINPAENLSIGQLLAFNSMNGNFLGLISTVITFVDEFTRAKTATQRLTEVIDATPENKGDGKKPFATIPEGVDIVCSKVNFHYAGRVDLLEDFSLTIPGGKVIAIIGKSGCGKSTLAKIIAGLYPIQSGNIRIGLYNLEDLSLDCLRQQVVLVPQDAHFWSRSIIENFRLGAPFVTFEQIVRACQIADADEFISKLPDKYQTILGEFGANISGGQRQRLAIARAIVTDPPILILDESTGGLDPVSEAQVLDRLFKHRQGKTTILITHRPKVVNRADWVVLLDQGKLKIQGNLEDLRSQTGEHLDFLNP encoded by the coding sequence ATGAAATACCCTCATGTTGAACAACACAGTGAAGAAGATTGCGGTGCTGCTTGTCTTGCATCAATTGCTAAACATTACGGACGCAATTTTACTCTCAATCACATCCGGGAAGCTGTTGGTACTGGACAATTTGGTACAACTTTACTAGGGCTTAAGCGGGGTGCAGAAACGCTTGGTTTTAATGCTCGTCCAGTCAAAACCTCACCAGAACTTTTAAACCGAATGAACGAAGCGCCCTTACCAGCAATCATTCACTGGAAAGGGCATCATTGGGTTGTTTTATATGGTAAAAAAGGCAAAAAATGTGTAGTTGCCGACCCAGCTGTAGGTGTTCGTTATCTTTCTAAAAAAGATTTAGCAGAGGGCTGGACTGATTGGTTAATGCTCTTACTGGAGCCAGATCCAATACGGTTTCAAGATCGAGAAAGCGATCGCATCGGTGGTTTTTGGCGTTTCTTTAAGCGCATCTGGATGTTTCGCGCCATTTTAGCGCAAGCCTTACCCCTCAACTTACTTTTAGGATTGCTATCTTTAGCTTCTCCGTTTCTGTTACAAATTCTCACAGATGATGTACTAGTACGCGGTGATACAAAGTTGCTCACTACTATGGCGATCGCTGTAGTAGTGATGAATGTTATTTCTAGCAGCCTTTCTTGGGTACAATCTAACTTGATTGCTCACTTTGCCCAACGCCTACAATTAGGTTTAGTTCTAGAATTTGGTAGGCAAATTTTACAATTACCTCTTGCTTATTATGAAGCTCGTCGCAGTGGCGAAATTGTCAGTAGACTGCGAGATATCGATCAAATCAATCAGTTAGTTTCTCAAGTTGTTGTTACTCTTCCTAGTAAGTTTTTTATTGCCATAATTTCTTTTGGTATTATGGCTTTTTATAGCTGGAAACTTACTTTATTAGCCATATTCATATCTGTAGTGATGACTTTATCTACAGTTGTTTTTCAGCCTAGCTTACAGCTAAAAACTCGCGAAGTTTTAGTAACAGAAGCAGAAGCTCAAGGTGTTTTGGTAGAAACATTTAAAGGCGCACTAACCCTCAAGACAACTACAGCTGGTCCTCAATTTAATGATGAGTTACGAAGTAGATTTGGTAAAATTTCAACTCTCACATTAGGCACAATACAGATTGGCATTATTAACAGTACGTTCTCTAGCTTAGTCTCTGGAATTGGCAGTGTTGTCTTACTGTGGTTTGGTGGAAATCTGGTTATTAATCCGGCTGAAAATTTGAGTATTGGTCAATTGCTGGCCTTTAACTCGATGAATGGTAATTTTCTAGGTTTAATTAGTACAGTCATCACTTTTGTAGATGAATTTACCAGAGCAAAAACTGCTACGCAACGTCTCACAGAAGTTATAGATGCTACTCCAGAAAATAAAGGCGATGGGAAAAAGCCTTTTGCCACAATTCCTGAAGGTGTTGATATTGTTTGTAGTAAAGTTAACTTTCACTACGCTGGTCGGGTTGATTTATTAGAAGACTTTTCTTTAACAATTCCTGGGGGTAAAGTTATTGCCATTATTGGTAAATCTGGTTGTGGTAAAAGTACTTTAGCTAAAATTATTGCAGGCTTATATCCTATACAATCTGGCAATATTCGTATTGGACTATATAACCTAGAAGACCTCTCTCTTGATTGTCTGCGTCAACAGGTAGTTTTAGTTCCCCAAGATGCTCACTTTTGGAGTCGTTCGATTATTGAAAACTTTCGCTTAGGAGCACCTTTTGTTACATTTGAGCAAATTGTGAGAGCTTGCCAAATTGCTGATGCTGATGAATTTATCAGTAAACTTCCTGATAAATATCAAACTATTTTGGGTGAATTTGGGGCAAATATTTCTGGTGGACAACGCCAAAGATTAGCAATAGCAAGAGCTATCGTTACAGATCCACCTATACTAATTTTAGATGAATCCACAGGAGGACTCGATCCAGTCAGCGAAGCGCAAGTTTTGGATCGCTTATTTAAGCATCGCCAAGGTAAAACTACGATTTTAATTACTCACCGTCCCAAGGTAGTTAATCGTGCTGATTGGGTTGTATTGCTAGATCAAGGTAAGTTAAAAATTCAAGGTAATTTAGAAGATTTGCGCTCTCAAACTGGAGAACATTTAGACTTTTTAAATCCCTAA